Within the Candidatus Atribacteria bacterium ADurb.Bin276 genome, the region CGAATATCCAATTTATCTCACCCGGGTATGGTATTTTTGAGCTAATCGATCGACTAAAATATTTAAAAGAAAAGTGATGAGAAATAAAACAATCGCAATAGCAAATAACGAATGATAGTGAAGACTACCTACCGGTGCCTCTCCCATTTCAGCTGCTATGGTTGCCGTCATGGTTCGAACCGGCTGAAAAAAGCTGGTGGGAATTATCGCTGCTCCACCGGCAATCATCAACACTGTCATGGTTTCACCAATGATTCTCCCTGCACCAAGAATCACCGCTGCCCCTAAGCCTGAATAAGAAGCAGGTATAACAACTTTTCTTATGGTTTCCCAATGAGTCGCTCCAATCGAAAAAGAAGCTTCACGGTAACTCTTGGGAACTGAACTAATTGCATCTTCAGCTGTACTCACTATTGAAGGAATGGCCATTATTCCCAATATGATCGAGGCAGTAAAAGCAGTCAGACCGGTGGGAAGAGAGAAAAGGTCTTTTAAAAGTGGGCTGAGAATGACCATACCAAAAAAACCATAAACCACCGAAGGAATACCGGCTAACATTTCAATAACCGGTTTTAAGATTTCTCTCAGCTTTTTTGGACAAAGCTCGGCAAGAAATATTGCTGAAAAAAGGCCTAAAGGAATTGCAAAAATTAACGCACCAATAGTCACCCAAAGGGATCCAAGGATTAGAGGGAGAATTCCTAAACGAGGGGGTTCTGATGTTGGGTACCATCGTCTTCCAAAAAGAAACTGTGAGAGCGAAACTTCACGAAAGGTAGGCAGTCCTTCAACAAAGAGTACGACAATAATTCCAATTAAAAATAAAAGGGAAGAAAGGGCGACCAAAAATAAAATAATTTCGGCAGATTCGCGGTGCGCTTTAATACGAAACACCTCCTGTACCGAATTCATTAAACCAATTTTTAAGAATAAAATCAATTCTGTAATGTTTAAAAAGAGGTATTAAAGTTCACTTCAAGATATGTATTTTTAATCAATATTTTGAGGTTTAATCTAACTAAATTCTTTTTCTTTCCCCCTCACCCAAAAGATCTATTTGATGTTTGACCTCGAATTTTAATCTATTTTTTTTAAGTCCGAAAATAACACTGGTCAATTCTACAGTATCTTTTTCAGAATGACCAGTAAATAAAAGTTGTTTGATACAATTCTGGATCAAAGGTAAAATTCTTTTTTCGTCAACAACTATACCCTCCAGCACCAATACCATTTCACCTTTAATGGTTTTCCTCTGATTTAATATTTCAATTATCTCTTTTAAAGTACCTCTTATTATCTCTTGATGAATTTTTGTTAATTCACGACAGAGAACTGCCTTTCTTTCTTCTCCAACCAGGCTTTGAATTTCTTGAAGGGTGGTCAGGATTCTCTTGGGTGACTCATATAAAACAACGGCTTGGGGAGAAAAAAGTGATTGCTCCAGTTGTTTTTTCCTTTCTCCTCCTGATTTGGGAAGAAAACCTAAAAAAAGATAACCGTTTAAAGAAAATCCTGAGTAAACCACAGCCGGTAAGACTGCTGATGCACCTGGCAACACTTCAAAGTCAATTTGATTTTGAACCAGTTGATTTACAATTTCCATTCCTGGATCTTGAATTCCTGGCATTCCAGCATCAGTAATTAAAGCGACGCTTTCCCCGCTTTTAAGGTGGGTAAGGATCTTTTGAATTGCAGCTTGGTAATTATGGGCATGATAGGAAAATAAAGGTTTTTGAATTGAATAGCGTTGCAAAAGCTTTCTCGATACCCTGGTATCCTCACAAGCAATCAGATCCACCTGATTGAGTACCGATACTGTACGGTAGGTAATGTCTCCCAAGTTTCCAATAGGAGTGGGGCAAATAAAAAAATTGCCCCACTCCGAAAATTTTTTCATGGGACTAATAAGCTAGAACTTTTCACTTCCACTGGTACAAAAAAAGTACGCCCTCTTCGATTTACCAATAGAATTATAGTATCGCCGGGCTCAACCATTGTCAAAGCGGCATTCCAGCCCTGAAGGTCTCTGATGGTCTGACGATTGAGCTGAAGAATGACATCTCCCTCTCGTAAATAACCGGTTTCGATTATTTCTTGCGAGTCGATTCGAATGATCACTACTCCAGACTTCGTTCTTAAATTATATTTTCTGGTTAATTCTGAGGTGATTTCTCCAACTTCAAAACCAAATTGAAGGTCTGGAGATAGGGCTGATTCAACTCCTCCTTCGGTAACCAACTCTTCTAAGATTACGGTAATTTCTTTGGCTTGGTTGTCTCTCCAAACCGACAATGTCAATTGTATTCCAGGTTTTTTATCTTGAATTGCGGCATGAAATACCGCAGCATTGACAATTTCTTCATCATCAACTTTTAATATTATATCCCCGCGTTGAATACCGGCTCTCGAAGCTGGACTATTTGGAACAACATCGGCAATTAAAGCGCCTTTTGGTTCATTGAGCCCAAATTGTTGAATCATATCCGGAGTGATATCCTGTAGATAAATCCCTACCCAGGAACGAACAACTTTGCCAGTTTCAATTAATGGATCTAATAAACTTTTTGCCATATTGATGGGGATGGCGAATCCAACTCCTTGGGCATAAGGAAGGATAGCAGTATTAATCCCAATAACTTCGCCTTTAATATTCAATAGTGGTCCTCCGCTATTACCAGGGTTAATGGCAGCATCGGTTTGTAAAAAATTCTCATATTCTCTTCCTGAGTCTCCGGAATATATTGGTCTCCCTTTTGCACTCAAAACGCCAACCGTTACCGTATGCGACAAACCATAAGGATTTCCGATGGCAATCATCCATTCTCCCACTCGGGCTCGATCTGAATCACCCAAAGGAAGGGCAGGAAGATCGGTTGCATCCACTTTTATGATCGCAATATCGGTTAATGGATCGGAACCTATTACCTTTCCATCAAACTCCCGGCCGTCCTTGAGAGTAACCTTAATTTGTTCAGCACCTTGAATAACATGCTCATTGGTGAGAATATACCCATCAGATCGGAAGATAAATCCCGAGCCTAATCCTTTTTGAGGGATTCTCCTTTCTTCTGGTTGAGGGAAAATATCAAAAAAATCTCGAAAAAAGGGGTCATTAAAAAAAGGTGAAAGGGGATTCCGATAGGTCTTATAAGAAAGTGTATCAACATACACCACTGACGGTCCGACTTTTTCAACAATATCAGCTACCAGATTGGTTTCTTCAGGTATGATTGAATTGACAGCCTGAACCCAACCGGTTAATAAAAAGAGAATTAAAACGCTAAAGCATAATAAAAACTCAAACTTTATTTTTCTATTCATATCATCAACCTCCTTCATCAGCAATTGATTCAAATATCTCACTCAAAATTTCATGACTCAAGTTTCCAACCAAAAAAATTTGTCTCCCCATTTTTTCTCCGATAAGAGTAGTCAGCTCTCCATCTTTTTTAATAACGATTTTTCGAAGTCGGCTGGTATATTTTGAATGGGGAGATAAGAGAGTTTGAAACAAAGAGAAAAAATTTATCCCATCGCTAAATACCATTTGGTACATTTTTCCCTGATCACCTTCAACAAGATAAGATCGACGCAAAGAATAACCGGGAGGTAACAAACGAGGAATCAACATTCGTTTCCGATTAAAAAGAACCTCAGGGAAATTATTTTTCTTCTGAATGACTTGATCCATTATTTGGAAAATTTTCCAAATTCGTTCATCATCGGGGTAGTCGATGCGATAAACATATTCCCCCCGTTTTACCACCTGTCCGTTTTTAGAATAATAAGTTTGGCTGATGAGCGCTTGGCTTTCGTCCAAAAGAAAAGACTTCACCACCTGATTATTTTCACGAGAAATGATCATCACGACATCTTCTTCAACATCAATCAAATAATTTGAAACTAATATATCAATATTATCTTCTCCCAGAGGAAGGAAAGGAAGATCAAAGCCGGGATATACAGCAGTAATCACTTGCTTCTCTTCATCGTAAATAAAACGATAAGTCCCATCACCAATAATATAATGATGGGGATTATCAAGATTTATCCAGCCAAAACCAAAGCGGGGAATATACACCACCTCATAGAAAATGCTTTCACTTTCACCTGTATAATCAGTAAGTTTCCAAATTCCCCAATAACTATGGGCAGTACTATTCTGGATAATACGTTTTAAAAAAAGTCGACCTTCTTCAGGACTCAAAATGCGAGCTTGAGAGGAATTGATAGTAAAAAAAGAAACCAGAAGAAGAATAATAAACCCAATAAATAGAGATGTTTTTTTCATTCCCAGTCATTTGTAACTTGTTTTAGAAAATTAACCACGACTCTCCCTGAGTTTTTGGGCACGTCATAGCTATCGCCGGTAAGATTGCGATGTATCTCCCCAATCGATGCATCAGTATTCGATCCTGGTATAATGTTTTTATAAATAGGGAGAAAAAAAACAAAAAGAAGGATAATAATACAGGCCAAAACTGAAAAAAGGAGAATCTCTTTCAATCGTCGTCCGTTTATTTGAGATTGGAAAGCTTCATAATGAATGCCATAGTCAACTTTTGGTTCAAAAGATTGCCCAAATTGGATAATCAATCCCTTCATATTTCGAATTTTCATGAATTCCAATTCACATCGAGAACAGACAAAAAGGTGCTTTCGCACTTCTTTACGTTCTTCTTCAGACAGCTCACCATCAAGATAAGCTGAAAGTAATTTTCTAATCCGTTCACATTCCATAATTCTCAACTCCAAGAAGTGAGCAAATCTTCTCCATACTTAATTTCCAGTTCCTTTTGAACTTGACGACGGGCTCGATGGAGTCTCGACCGAATTGTCCCCAATGGACAATGAACAACTTCACTAGCTTCTTCATAGGAATACCCAATCATGTCACACAAAACGATTACTTCTCTCATTTTCAGGGGAAGCTTTTGAATGGCTTTTTCAATATCAACAACCAGCTGTTTTTTTAAAGTTTTCGCTTCGGGACCTTCTTCCTCGCTTTCAATAAAATCCCAAGCATCCTGCTCTTCATCATCGGAATTTTTCCAAGGAATAATGGTCTTAAAAAGCTTTTCTTTTTTACAGTTATGACGGTGAATATTTAAAAGAATGGCATAAAGCCAATTTCGAAAAGGATATTTGTCGTTA harbors:
- the pstC gene encoding Phosphate transport system permease protein PstC encodes the protein MNSVQEVFRIKAHRESAEIILFLVALSSLLFLIGIIVVLFVEGLPTFREVSLSQFLFGRRWYPTSEPPRLGILPLILGSLWVTIGALIFAIPLGLFSAIFLAELCPKKLREILKPVIEMLAGIPSVVYGFFGMVILSPLLKDLFSLPTGLTAFTASIILGIMAIPSIVSTAEDAISSVPKSYREASFSIGATHWETIRKVVIPASYSGLGAAVILGAGRIIGETMTVLMIAGGAAIIPTSFFQPVRTMTATIAAEMGEAPVGSLHYHSLFAIAIVLFLITFLLNILVDRLAQKYHTRVR
- the rsmI gene encoding Ribosomal RNA small subunit methyltransferase I yields the protein MKKFSEWGNFFICPTPIGNLGDITYRTVSVLNQVDLIACEDTRVSRKLLQRYSIQKPLFSYHAHNYQAAIQKILTHLKSGESVALITDAGMPGIQDPGMEIVNQLVQNQIDFEVLPGASAVLPAVVYSGFSLNGYLFLGFLPKSGGERKKQLEQSLFSPQAVVLYESPKRILTTLQEIQSLVGEERKAVLCRELTKIHQEIIRGTLKEIIEILNQRKTIKGEMVLVLEGIVVDEKRILPLIQNCIKQLLFTGHSEKDTVELTSVIFGLKKNRLKFEVKHQIDLLGEGERKRI
- the htrA_2 gene encoding putative serine protease HtrA; protein product: MNRKIKFEFLLCFSVLILFLLTGWVQAVNSIIPEETNLVADIVEKVGPSVVYVDTLSYKTYRNPLSPFFNDPFFRDFFDIFPQPEERRIPQKGLGSGFIFRSDGYILTNEHVIQGAEQIKVTLKDGREFDGKVIGSDPLTDIAIIKVDATDLPALPLGDSDRARVGEWMIAIGNPYGLSHTVTVGVLSAKGRPIYSGDSGREYENFLQTDAAINPGNSGGPLLNIKGEVIGINTAILPYAQGVGFAIPINMAKSLLDPLIETGKVVRSWVGIYLQDITPDMIQQFGLNEPKGALIADVVPNSPASRAGIQRGDIILKVDDEEIVNAAVFHAAIQDKKPGIQLTLSVWRDNQAKEITVILEELVTEGGVESALSPDLQFGFEVGEITSELTRKYNLRTKSGVVIIRIDSQEIIETGYLREGDVILQLNRQTIRDLQGWNAALTMVEPGDTIILLVNRRGRTFFVPVEVKSSSLLVP
- the sigE gene encoding ECF RNA polymerase sigma factor SigE; its protein translation is MGEAQVQKATWYQGLTAEQEKIWFEEQIRQCEKDIIRFACHITGNMEKAKDLIQEAFLRAYKYRYSYNDKYPFRNWLYAILLNIHRHNCKKEKLFKTIIPWKNSDDEEQDAWDFIESEEEGPEAKTLKKQLVVDIEKAIQKLPLKMREVIVLCDMIGYSYEEASEVVHCPLGTIRSRLHRARRQVQKELEIKYGEDLLTSWS